The following are encoded together in the Amyelois transitella isolate CPQ chromosome 6, ilAmyTran1.1, whole genome shotgun sequence genome:
- the LOC106132027 gene encoding tyrosine-protein phosphatase 10D isoform X1 — protein MSTKQYKSKEICYCSSVVTNVLEEKVSCETGELPSMMWKRSIVQAAEYARGATALALALLVFTMVCGEVTCADLVIEIPGSGAEGGRYRLDYRPPHGKPAPNYTVPARASTINFQGLPGTKYHFMLYYSNATFADLLTWNQTIITAPEPPTNLTVTLGRNKQATIAWSPPAHGDYSGFRFKVIPLSERPGADAARNISVEGAGNWTHTLRELAPGATYQLHAFTLLHDKESAAYASRNFTTRPNTPGKFIVWFRNETTLLVLWQPPYPPGQYTHYKVSIVPPDALESEQYVEKEGEPPGPAQAAFKGLVPGRPYNISVQTVSEPEISAPTTAQYRTVPLRPRNVTLDAAALSETGFRVTWLPPLEESEFERYQVSVAGAGAARRPAPVLRARNESASAAFDALEPGARYTVVVKTMSGKVTSWPASAEVTLKPLPVRNLSWRLAAGEAVTVAWAPADHSTQDEYKVSYHEAGPARDDSNTLTTPATNVTLEALLPGRNYTVTVCAVSHGVESNESQFSVLTRPLAPVLLGAEPGARALRLAWRSDVNSRQDRYQLRYRPLKHAQPRTLETQDTSAELEDLFPGAVYEIQVVAISHGLRSEKHTIYKPVRPLPPLELSVERLTSNSVGVRWRGPAADSAVGEFLLAYRTQDERHEQTLPASATYAEISNMTHGERYIISLDTGSEPAEGESVPSGNPLTRLHTVRPNPVSNVAALVDTRNMTLEWPRPGGRAERFQLRWRPSDPEDAGMPEQERNLTAGSGKTVRALLDGLQPGTGYTLHIAAHSYNLTSDTFTMDTRTRPLIQSEMTIVNESGDPDAENETLPATLKVIYTRTPESASRFDGYRFRLEAAGSEPREELRPADSASQHVVFRELVPGRLYNVTMWTVARNVSSHPVQRQARLFPRPITQLNATEIGARSVALRWDRPAGDFSEFEVQYLAAADQLQTHYTPLLGLTVPDLRPHTLYTFTVVVVAGSRGSIQTLSRAHSAAFTTREAVPGPVSDFRLADAAPQSLSFEWSLPAAARNGVLRRFVLQYAPAHAPADARTDSFPPDASGGRVLDLSPGVTYAFSLWAETGAGAGPAARLALATPIAAPPPPAPHALPLEVPGSRSVSTVAVRFRKDYFSPANGNVTAYTLVLAEEPRNDTPAQLPSWRDVHRLPVWPPYQVTEPYYPFHGAAVEEFTIGSERCERGGRAYCNGPLKPGTRYYVKLRAFTAPDKFTDTLYTALYTEVDNTAWIAGACAGGALAALGAGALLALRRRRQRAAPAPAPAAPRASRPVRVADFVDHYRLMSADSDFRFSEEFEELKHVGREQPCTAADLPCNRPKNRFTNILPYDHSRYKLQPVDDEEGSDYINANYVPGHNSPREFIVTQGPLHCTRDDFWRMVWESGSRAIVMLTRCQEKGREKCDRYWPYDTRPVYYGDIAVTSLNESRFPDWTITELMVCRGNEQRVVKHFHFTTWPDFGVPDPPTTLARFVMSFRERCPARADCRPVVVHCSAGVGRSGTFITLDRALQQLAARADELDIFGMVHAMRRERVWMVQTEQQYICIHQCVVAVLEGQDLAPAHNHNHNHHHNPAFEDDEGIAESGM, from the exons ATGAGtactaaacaatataaatcaaaagaaatatgttaTTGTTCAAGTGTAGTGACGAATGTTTTGGAGGAGAAAGTGTCATGTGAAACTGGAGAATTGCCTTCAATGATGTGGAAGAGGTCGATTGTGCAAGCGGCGGAGTACGCTCGCGGCGCCACGGCCCTGGCGCTCGCGCTGCTCGTATTCACG ATGGTTTGTGGGGAGGTGACGTGCGCGGACCTGGTGATCGAGATCCCGGGGTCCGGCGCGGAGGGCGGCCGCTACCGGCTCGACTACCGGCCGCCGCACGGCAAGCCCGCGCCCAACTACACCGTCCCGGCGCGGGCCTCCACTATCAACTTCCAGGGCCTGCCCGGCACCAAGTACCACTTTATGCTGTACTACTCCAATGCCACCTTCGCAGATCTGCTCACGTGGAACCAGACTATCATCACAG CGCCGGAGCCGCCCACCAACCTGACGGTGACGCTGGGCCGCAACAAGCAGGCCACCATCGCCTGGTCGCCGCCCGCGCACGGGGACTACTCCGGGTTCCGGTTTAAG GTGATCCCGCTGTCGGAGCGGCCGGGCGCGGACGCGGCCCGCAACATCTCGGTGGAGGGCGCGGGCAACTGGACGCACACGCTGCGCGAGCTGGCGCCCGGCGCCACCTACCAGCTGCACGCCTTCACGCTGCTGCACGACAAGGAGAGCGCCGCCTACGCCTCCAGGAACTTCACCACAC GGCCCAACACGCCGGGCAAGTTCATCGTGTGGTTCCGCAACGAGACCACGCTGCTGGTGCTGTGGCAGCCGCCCTACCCGCCCGGCCAGTACACGCACTATAAG GTGTCGATAGTGCCTCCGGACGCGCTGGAGTCCGAGCAGTACGTGGAGAAGGAGGGAGAGCCGCCGGGCCCAGCGCAGGCCGCCTTCAAGGGGCTGGTGCCGGGGCGGCCCTACAACATCTCGGTGCAGACGGTGTCGGAGCCCGAGATCTCGGCGCCCACCACCGCGCAGTACCGCACCGTGCCGCTGCGGCCGCGGAACGTCACGCTGGACGCCGCCGCGCTCAGCGAGACCGGCTTCCGCGTCACGTGGCTGCCGCCGCTCGAGGAGAG CGAGTTCGAGCGCTACCAGGTGTCGGtggcgggcgcgggcgcggcgcggcggccgGCGCCCGTGCTGCGCGCGCGCAACGAGTCGGCCAGCGCCGCCTTCGACGCGCTGGAGCCGGGCGCGCGCTACACCGTCGTCGTCAAGACCATGTCCGGCAAGGTCACCTCGTGGCCCGCCTCGGCCGAGGTCACGCTCA AGCCGCTGCCGGTGCGCAACCTGTCGTGGCGGCTGGCGGCGGGCGAGGCCGTCACGGTGGCGTGGGCGCCCGCCGACCACAGCACGCAGGACGAGTACAAG GTGTCATACCACGAAGCGGGTCCCGCGCGTGACGACAGCAACACGCTGACCACGCCAGCCACCAACGTCACGCTGGAGGCTCTGCTGCCCGGGAGGAACTACACCGTCACT GTGTGCGCGGTGTCCCACGGCGTGGAGTCGAACGAGAGCCAGTTCTCGGTGCTGACGCGGCCGCTGGCGCCCGTGCTGCTGGGCGCCGAGCCCGGGGCGCGCGCCCTGCGGCTGGCGTGGCGCTCCGACGTCAACTCGCGCCAGGACCGCTACCAGCTGCGCTACCGCCCGCTGAAGCATGCCCAGCCGCGCACG CTGGAGACTCAAGACACAAGTGCAGAACTTGAAGACTTATTCCCGGGTGCGGTGTACGAGATACAAGTGGTGGCCATAAGTCACGGTCTGCGTAGCGAGAAACACACAATCTACAAACCAGTCC GTCCCCTCCCTCCCCTGGAGCTGTCGGTGGAGCGCCTGACGTCGAACTCCGTGGGCGTGCGCTGGCGCGGGCCGGCCGCCGACAGCGCCGTGGGCGAGTTCCTGCTGGCCTACCGCACGCAGGACGAGCGACACGAGCAGACCTTGCCCGCCTCCGCCACCTACGCAGAG ATCAGCAACATGACGCACGGGGAGCGGTACATCATCAGCCTGGACACAGGCAGCGAGCCCGCCGAGGGAGAGAGCGTGCCCAGCGGGAACCCCCTCACCAGGCTCCACACCGTGC GTCCCAACCCGGTGTCGAACGTGGCGGCGCTGGTGGACACCCGCAACATGACGCTGGAGTGGCCGCGACCAGGGGGCAGGGCCGAGCGCTTCCAGCTGCGGTGGAGACCTTCCGACCCTGAGGACGCCGGGATGCCCGAGCAG GAGCGCAACCTGACGGCGGGGTCCGGCAAGACGGTGCGCGCGCTGCTGGACGGGCTGCAGCCCGGCACCGGCTACACGCTGCACATCGCCGCGCACTCCTACAACCTCACCAGCGACACCTTCACCATGGACACCAGGACAC GTCCGTTGATTCAGTCGGAGATGACAATCGTTAACGAGTCGGGCGACCCCGACGCCGAGAACGAGACTCTCCCCGCCACTCTG AAAGTGATCTACACGCGCACGCCGGAGTCGGCGTCCCGGTTTGACGGCTACCGGTTTCGGCTCGAGGCGGCCGGGTCCGAGCCGCGCGAGGAGCTCCGCCCCGCAGACTCCGCCTCGCAGCACGTCGTGTTCCGGGAGCTGGTGCCCGGCCGCCTCTACAACGTCACCATGTGGACCGTGGCCCGCAACGTGTCTTCGCACCCCGTGCAGCGACAGGCCAGGCTGT TCCCCCGGCCAATCACGCAGCTGAATGCGACAGAGATCGGGGCGCGCTCGGTGGCGCTGCGCTGGGACCGGCCCGCCGGGGACTTCTCGGAGTTCGAGGTGCAGTACCTGGCGGCGGCCGACCAGCTGCAGACGCACTACACGCCGCTGCTGGGCCTCACCGTGCCCGACCTGCGCCCGCACACGCTCTACACCTTCACCGTGGTG GTGGTGGCGGGGTCCCGGGGCTCCATCCAGACGCTGTCCCGCGCGCACTCGGCCGCCTTCACCACGCGCGAGGCCGTGCCCGGGCCCGTCTCCGACTTCCGCCTCGCCGACGCCGCGCCTCAG TCGCTGAGTTTCGAGTGGTCGCtgccggcggcggcgcgcaACGGCGTGCTGCGGCGCTTCGTGCTGCAGTACGCGCCCGCGCACGCGCCCGCCGACGCCCGCACCGACAGCTTCCCGCCCGACGCCAGCGGCGGCCGCGTGCTGGACCTGTCGCCAG GCGTGACGTACGCGTTCTCGCTGTGGGCGGAGaccggcgcgggcgcgggcccCGCCGCGCGGCTGGCGCTGGCCACGCCCatcgccgcgccgccgccgcccgcgccgcacGCGCTGCCGCTCGAGGTGCCCGGCTCGCGCTCCGTCTCCACGGTGGCCGTGCGCTTCCGGAAG GACTACTTCTCTCCCGCCAACGGCAACGTGACCGCCTACACGCTGGTGCTGGCGGAGGAGCCGCGCAACGACACTCCGGCGCAGCTCCCCAGCTGGCGCGACGTGCACCGCCTGCCCGTGTGGCCGCCCTACCAG GTGACGGAGCCCTACTACCCGTTCCACGGCGCCGCGGTGGAGGAGTTCACGATCGGCTCGGAGCGCTGCGAGCGCGGCGGCCGCGCCTACTGCAACGGGCCGCTGAAGCCCGGCACGCGCTACTACGTCAAGCTGCGCGCCTTCACCGCGCCCGACAAGTTCACCGACACGCTCTACACCGCGCTCTACACCG AGGTGGACAACACGGCGTGGATCGCGGGCGcgtgcgcgggcggcgcgctgGCGGCGCTGGGCGCGGGCGCGCTGCTGGCGCTGCGCCGGCGCCGCCagcgcgccgcgcccgcgcccgcgcccgccgcgccgcgcgcctCGCGGCCCGTGCGCGTGGCCGACTTCGTCGACCACTACCGGCTCATGTCCGCCGACTCCGACTTCAG ATTCAGCGAAGAATTCGAGGAGCTGAAGCACGTCGGGCGCGAGCAACCTTGCACGGCGGCCGATCTGCCGTGCAACCGGCCCAAGAACCGGTTCACCAACATCCTGCCGTACGACCACAGCCGCTACAAGCTGCAGCCCGTCGACGACGAGGAGGGCTCCGACTACATCAACGCCAACTACGTGCCCGGACACAACTCGCCCAGGGAGTTCATCGTCACCCAG GGCCCGCTGCACTGCACCCGCGACGACTTCTGGCGGATGGTGTGGGAGTCCGGCTCGCGGGCCATCGTCATGCTCACCCGATGCCAGGAGAAAG GTCGTGAGAAGTGCGACCGCTACTGGCCGTACGACACGCGGCCGGTGTACTACGGCGACATCGCGGTGACGTCACTCAACGAGTCCCGCTTCCCGGACTGGACCATCACCGAGCTCATGGTGTGTCGCGGCAACGAGCAGCGCGTCGTCAAGCACTTCCACTTCACCACGTGGCCGGACTTCGGCGTTCCCGATCCCCCCACCACCCTCGCCAG GTTCGTGATGTCGTTCCGCGAGCGCTGCCCGGCGCGCGCCGACTGCCGGCCGGTGGTGGTGCACTGCTCGGCCGGCGTGGGCCGCTCGGGCACCTTCATCACGCTGGACCGCGCGCTGCAGCAGCTGGCGGCGCGCGCCGACGAGCTGGACATCTTCGGCATGGTGCACGCCATGCGGCGCGAGCGCGTGTGGATGGTGCAGACGGAGCAGCAGTACATCTGCATCCACCAGTGCGTGGTGGCCGTGCTCGAGGGGCAGGACCTGGCG
- the LOC106132027 gene encoding tyrosine-protein phosphatase 10D isoform X4, with product MSTKQYKSKEICYCSSVVTNVLEEKVSCETGELPSMMWKRSIVQAAEYARGATALALALLVFTMVCGEVTCADLVIEIPGSGAEGGRYRLDYRPPHGKPAPNYTVPARASTINFQGLPGTKYHFMLYYSNATFADLLTWNQTIITAPEPPTNLTVTLGRNKQATIAWSPPAHGDYSGFRFKVIPLSERPGADAARNISVEGAGNWTHTLRELAPGATYQLHAFTLLHDKESAAYASRNFTTRPNTPGKFIVWFRNETTLLVLWQPPYPPGQYTHYKVSIVPPDALESEQYVEKEGEPPGPAQAAFKGLVPGRPYNISVQTVSEPEISAPTTAQYRTVPLRPRNVTLDAAALSETGFRVTWLPPLEESEFERYQVSVAGAGAARRPAPVLRARNESASAAFDALEPGARYTVVVKTMSGKVTSWPASAEVTLKPLPVRNLSWRLAAGEAVTVAWAPADHSTQDEYKVSYHEAGPARDDSNTLTTPATNVTLEALLPGRNYTVTVCAVSHGVESNESQFSVLTRPLAPVLLGAEPGARALRLAWRSDVNSRQDRYQLRYRPLKHAQPRTLETQDTSAELEDLFPGAVYEIQVVAISHGLRSEKHTIYKPVRPLPPLELSVERLTSNSVGVRWRGPAADSAVGEFLLAYRTQDERHEQTLPASATYAEISNMTHGERYIISLDTGSEPAEGESVPSGNPLTRLHTVRPNPVSNVAALVDTRNMTLEWPRPGGRAERFQLRWRPSDPEDAGMPEQERNLTAGSGKTVRALLDGLQPGTGYTLHIAAHSYNLTSDTFTMDTRTRPLIQSEMTIVNESGDPDAENETLPATLKVIYTRTPESASRFDGYRFRLEAAGSEPREELRPADSASQHVVFRELVPGRLYNVTMWTVARNVSSHPVQRQARLFPRPITQLNATEIGARSVALRWDRPAGDFSEFEVQYLAAADQLQTHYTPLLGLTVPDLRPHTLYTFTVVVVAGSRGSIQTLSRAHSAAFTTREAVPGPVSDFRLADAAPQSLSFEWSLPAAARNGVLRRFVLQYAPAHAPADARTDSFPPDASGGRVLDLSPGVTYAFSLWAETGAGAGPAARLALATPIAAPPPPAPHALPLEVPGSRSVSTVAVRFRKDYFSPANGNVTAYTLVLAEEPRNDTPAQLPSWRDVHRLPVWPPYQVTEPYYPFHGAAVEEFTIGSERCERGGRAYCNGPLKPGTRYYVKLRAFTAPDKFTDTLYTALYTEVDNTAWIAGARAAPAPAPAAPRASRPVRVADFVDHYRLMSADSDFRFSEEFEELKHVGREQPCTAADLPCNRPKNRFTNILPYDHSRYKLQPVDDEEGSDYINANYVPGHNSPREFIVTQGPLHCTRDDFWRMVWESGSRAIVMLTRCQEKGREKCDRYWPYDTRPVYYGDIAVTSLNESRFPDWTITELMVCRGNEQRVVKHFHFTTWPDFGVPDPPTTLAR from the exons ATGAGtactaaacaatataaatcaaaagaaatatgttaTTGTTCAAGTGTAGTGACGAATGTTTTGGAGGAGAAAGTGTCATGTGAAACTGGAGAATTGCCTTCAATGATGTGGAAGAGGTCGATTGTGCAAGCGGCGGAGTACGCTCGCGGCGCCACGGCCCTGGCGCTCGCGCTGCTCGTATTCACG ATGGTTTGTGGGGAGGTGACGTGCGCGGACCTGGTGATCGAGATCCCGGGGTCCGGCGCGGAGGGCGGCCGCTACCGGCTCGACTACCGGCCGCCGCACGGCAAGCCCGCGCCCAACTACACCGTCCCGGCGCGGGCCTCCACTATCAACTTCCAGGGCCTGCCCGGCACCAAGTACCACTTTATGCTGTACTACTCCAATGCCACCTTCGCAGATCTGCTCACGTGGAACCAGACTATCATCACAG CGCCGGAGCCGCCCACCAACCTGACGGTGACGCTGGGCCGCAACAAGCAGGCCACCATCGCCTGGTCGCCGCCCGCGCACGGGGACTACTCCGGGTTCCGGTTTAAG GTGATCCCGCTGTCGGAGCGGCCGGGCGCGGACGCGGCCCGCAACATCTCGGTGGAGGGCGCGGGCAACTGGACGCACACGCTGCGCGAGCTGGCGCCCGGCGCCACCTACCAGCTGCACGCCTTCACGCTGCTGCACGACAAGGAGAGCGCCGCCTACGCCTCCAGGAACTTCACCACAC GGCCCAACACGCCGGGCAAGTTCATCGTGTGGTTCCGCAACGAGACCACGCTGCTGGTGCTGTGGCAGCCGCCCTACCCGCCCGGCCAGTACACGCACTATAAG GTGTCGATAGTGCCTCCGGACGCGCTGGAGTCCGAGCAGTACGTGGAGAAGGAGGGAGAGCCGCCGGGCCCAGCGCAGGCCGCCTTCAAGGGGCTGGTGCCGGGGCGGCCCTACAACATCTCGGTGCAGACGGTGTCGGAGCCCGAGATCTCGGCGCCCACCACCGCGCAGTACCGCACCGTGCCGCTGCGGCCGCGGAACGTCACGCTGGACGCCGCCGCGCTCAGCGAGACCGGCTTCCGCGTCACGTGGCTGCCGCCGCTCGAGGAGAG CGAGTTCGAGCGCTACCAGGTGTCGGtggcgggcgcgggcgcggcgcggcggccgGCGCCCGTGCTGCGCGCGCGCAACGAGTCGGCCAGCGCCGCCTTCGACGCGCTGGAGCCGGGCGCGCGCTACACCGTCGTCGTCAAGACCATGTCCGGCAAGGTCACCTCGTGGCCCGCCTCGGCCGAGGTCACGCTCA AGCCGCTGCCGGTGCGCAACCTGTCGTGGCGGCTGGCGGCGGGCGAGGCCGTCACGGTGGCGTGGGCGCCCGCCGACCACAGCACGCAGGACGAGTACAAG GTGTCATACCACGAAGCGGGTCCCGCGCGTGACGACAGCAACACGCTGACCACGCCAGCCACCAACGTCACGCTGGAGGCTCTGCTGCCCGGGAGGAACTACACCGTCACT GTGTGCGCGGTGTCCCACGGCGTGGAGTCGAACGAGAGCCAGTTCTCGGTGCTGACGCGGCCGCTGGCGCCCGTGCTGCTGGGCGCCGAGCCCGGGGCGCGCGCCCTGCGGCTGGCGTGGCGCTCCGACGTCAACTCGCGCCAGGACCGCTACCAGCTGCGCTACCGCCCGCTGAAGCATGCCCAGCCGCGCACG CTGGAGACTCAAGACACAAGTGCAGAACTTGAAGACTTATTCCCGGGTGCGGTGTACGAGATACAAGTGGTGGCCATAAGTCACGGTCTGCGTAGCGAGAAACACACAATCTACAAACCAGTCC GTCCCCTCCCTCCCCTGGAGCTGTCGGTGGAGCGCCTGACGTCGAACTCCGTGGGCGTGCGCTGGCGCGGGCCGGCCGCCGACAGCGCCGTGGGCGAGTTCCTGCTGGCCTACCGCACGCAGGACGAGCGACACGAGCAGACCTTGCCCGCCTCCGCCACCTACGCAGAG ATCAGCAACATGACGCACGGGGAGCGGTACATCATCAGCCTGGACACAGGCAGCGAGCCCGCCGAGGGAGAGAGCGTGCCCAGCGGGAACCCCCTCACCAGGCTCCACACCGTGC GTCCCAACCCGGTGTCGAACGTGGCGGCGCTGGTGGACACCCGCAACATGACGCTGGAGTGGCCGCGACCAGGGGGCAGGGCCGAGCGCTTCCAGCTGCGGTGGAGACCTTCCGACCCTGAGGACGCCGGGATGCCCGAGCAG GAGCGCAACCTGACGGCGGGGTCCGGCAAGACGGTGCGCGCGCTGCTGGACGGGCTGCAGCCCGGCACCGGCTACACGCTGCACATCGCCGCGCACTCCTACAACCTCACCAGCGACACCTTCACCATGGACACCAGGACAC GTCCGTTGATTCAGTCGGAGATGACAATCGTTAACGAGTCGGGCGACCCCGACGCCGAGAACGAGACTCTCCCCGCCACTCTG AAAGTGATCTACACGCGCACGCCGGAGTCGGCGTCCCGGTTTGACGGCTACCGGTTTCGGCTCGAGGCGGCCGGGTCCGAGCCGCGCGAGGAGCTCCGCCCCGCAGACTCCGCCTCGCAGCACGTCGTGTTCCGGGAGCTGGTGCCCGGCCGCCTCTACAACGTCACCATGTGGACCGTGGCCCGCAACGTGTCTTCGCACCCCGTGCAGCGACAGGCCAGGCTGT TCCCCCGGCCAATCACGCAGCTGAATGCGACAGAGATCGGGGCGCGCTCGGTGGCGCTGCGCTGGGACCGGCCCGCCGGGGACTTCTCGGAGTTCGAGGTGCAGTACCTGGCGGCGGCCGACCAGCTGCAGACGCACTACACGCCGCTGCTGGGCCTCACCGTGCCCGACCTGCGCCCGCACACGCTCTACACCTTCACCGTGGTG GTGGTGGCGGGGTCCCGGGGCTCCATCCAGACGCTGTCCCGCGCGCACTCGGCCGCCTTCACCACGCGCGAGGCCGTGCCCGGGCCCGTCTCCGACTTCCGCCTCGCCGACGCCGCGCCTCAG TCGCTGAGTTTCGAGTGGTCGCtgccggcggcggcgcgcaACGGCGTGCTGCGGCGCTTCGTGCTGCAGTACGCGCCCGCGCACGCGCCCGCCGACGCCCGCACCGACAGCTTCCCGCCCGACGCCAGCGGCGGCCGCGTGCTGGACCTGTCGCCAG GCGTGACGTACGCGTTCTCGCTGTGGGCGGAGaccggcgcgggcgcgggcccCGCCGCGCGGCTGGCGCTGGCCACGCCCatcgccgcgccgccgccgcccgcgccgcacGCGCTGCCGCTCGAGGTGCCCGGCTCGCGCTCCGTCTCCACGGTGGCCGTGCGCTTCCGGAAG GACTACTTCTCTCCCGCCAACGGCAACGTGACCGCCTACACGCTGGTGCTGGCGGAGGAGCCGCGCAACGACACTCCGGCGCAGCTCCCCAGCTGGCGCGACGTGCACCGCCTGCCCGTGTGGCCGCCCTACCAG GTGACGGAGCCCTACTACCCGTTCCACGGCGCCGCGGTGGAGGAGTTCACGATCGGCTCGGAGCGCTGCGAGCGCGGCGGCCGCGCCTACTGCAACGGGCCGCTGAAGCCCGGCACGCGCTACTACGTCAAGCTGCGCGCCTTCACCGCGCCCGACAAGTTCACCGACACGCTCTACACCGCGCTCTACACCG AGGTGGACAACACGGCGTGGATCGCGGGCGc gcgcgccgcgcccgcgcccgcgcccgccgcgccgcgcgcctCGCGGCCCGTGCGCGTGGCCGACTTCGTCGACCACTACCGGCTCATGTCCGCCGACTCCGACTTCAG ATTCAGCGAAGAATTCGAGGAGCTGAAGCACGTCGGGCGCGAGCAACCTTGCACGGCGGCCGATCTGCCGTGCAACCGGCCCAAGAACCGGTTCACCAACATCCTGCCGTACGACCACAGCCGCTACAAGCTGCAGCCCGTCGACGACGAGGAGGGCTCCGACTACATCAACGCCAACTACGTGCCCGGACACAACTCGCCCAGGGAGTTCATCGTCACCCAG GGCCCGCTGCACTGCACCCGCGACGACTTCTGGCGGATGGTGTGGGAGTCCGGCTCGCGGGCCATCGTCATGCTCACCCGATGCCAGGAGAAAG GTCGTGAGAAGTGCGACCGCTACTGGCCGTACGACACGCGGCCGGTGTACTACGGCGACATCGCGGTGACGTCACTCAACGAGTCCCGCTTCCCGGACTGGACCATCACCGAGCTCATGGTGTGTCGCGGCAACGAGCAGCGCGTCGTCAAGCACTTCCACTTCACCACGTGGCCGGACTTCGGCGTTCCCGATCCCCCCACCACCCTCGCCAG